A single genomic interval of Mycolicibacterium sp. MU0053 harbors:
- a CDS encoding urease subunit alpha, which produces MAELSRRRYADLFGPTVGDRIRLADTDLLIEITEDRSGGPGRAGDEAVFGGGKVLRESMGQGRATRADGAPDTVITGAVILDHWGIIKADIGIRDGRIVAIGKAGNPDIMSGVHPDLVVGPSTEIIAGNGRIVTAGAIDCHVHLICPQIMAEALGGGITTIIGGGTGPAEGSKATTVTPGAWHLARMLESLDSWPLNIALLGKGNTVSSEGMWEQLRGGAAGFKLHEDWGSTPAAIDACLTVCDAAGVQAAIHTDTLNEMGFVEDTLAAIRGRSIHAYHTEGAGGGHAPDIITVASEPHVLPSSTNPTRPHTVNTLDEHLDMLMVCHHLKSSVAEDLAFAESRIRPSTIAAEDLLHDLGAISMIGSDAQAMGRIGEVVMRTWQTAHVMKRRRGALPGDPSGAAGNDNHRARRYVAKYTICPAVAHGLDAEVGSIEVGKLADLVLWEPAFFGVRPHAVLKGGMIAWAAMGDANASIPTPQPVLPRPMFGAAPAAAAATSVHFVGPQAIEDGLAERIDVRRRLAAVKNVRHVGKADMANNDATPVIEVEPDTFTVRIDGEVWQEQPATELPMAQRYFLF; this is translated from the coding sequence ATGGCTGAGCTGTCCCGGCGGCGCTACGCCGATCTGTTCGGCCCCACCGTCGGCGATCGCATCCGGCTGGCCGACACCGATCTGCTCATCGAGATCACCGAGGACCGCAGTGGCGGACCGGGTCGCGCCGGCGACGAGGCCGTCTTCGGCGGCGGCAAGGTGTTGCGGGAATCGATGGGTCAGGGCCGGGCCACCCGCGCCGACGGCGCCCCCGACACCGTGATCACCGGCGCCGTCATCCTCGACCACTGGGGAATCATCAAGGCCGACATCGGGATACGGGACGGTCGGATCGTCGCCATCGGCAAGGCGGGCAATCCCGACATCATGTCGGGGGTGCACCCCGACCTGGTGGTGGGTCCCTCGACCGAGATCATCGCCGGCAACGGCCGCATCGTCACCGCCGGCGCCATCGACTGTCATGTGCACCTGATCTGCCCGCAGATCATGGCCGAGGCGTTGGGCGGCGGCATCACCACGATCATCGGCGGCGGCACCGGGCCGGCCGAGGGCAGCAAGGCCACCACGGTCACCCCCGGGGCCTGGCACCTGGCCCGCATGCTCGAATCGCTGGACAGCTGGCCACTGAACATCGCGCTGCTCGGCAAGGGCAACACCGTCAGCTCCGAGGGCATGTGGGAGCAATTGCGCGGCGGTGCAGCCGGATTCAAACTGCACGAGGACTGGGGCAGCACACCGGCGGCCATCGACGCGTGCCTGACGGTGTGCGACGCCGCCGGCGTTCAGGCCGCCATCCACACCGACACCCTCAACGAAATGGGCTTCGTCGAGGACACCCTGGCCGCGATCAGGGGCCGGTCCATCCACGCCTATCACACCGAAGGGGCCGGCGGCGGCCACGCGCCGGACATCATCACCGTGGCATCCGAGCCCCATGTGCTGCCGAGTTCGACCAATCCGACGCGGCCCCACACGGTCAACACCCTCGACGAGCACCTCGACATGTTGATGGTGTGCCACCACCTCAAGTCCAGCGTCGCCGAGGATCTGGCGTTCGCCGAGAGCCGTATTCGCCCGTCCACGATCGCCGCCGAGGACCTGCTGCACGACCTCGGGGCGATCTCGATGATCGGCAGCGACGCGCAGGCGATGGGCCGGATCGGCGAGGTGGTGATGCGGACCTGGCAGACCGCCCACGTGATGAAGCGCCGCCGCGGCGCGCTGCCCGGCGACCCGTCCGGCGCCGCCGGCAACGACAACCACCGGGCGCGCCGCTACGTGGCCAAATACACCATCTGCCCGGCGGTCGCGCACGGACTCGACGCCGAGGTCGGTTCGATCGAGGTGGGCAAGCTCGCCGACCTGGTGCTCTGGGAGCCGGCCTTCTTCGGGGTGCGCCCGCACGCGGTGCTCAAGGGCGGCATGATCGCCTGGGCCGCGATGGGCGATGCCAACGCCTCGATTCCCACTCCGCAGCCGGTGCTGCCGCGGCCGATGTTCGGCGCCGCGCCGGCGGCCGCCGCGGCGACCTCGGTGCACTTCGTTGGCCCGCAGGCCATCGAGGACGGGTTGGCCGAGCGCATCGATGTGCGCCGCCGGCTGGCCGCGGTCAAGAATGTCCGGCACGTGGGGAAGGCCGACATGGCCAACAACGACGCGACCCCGGTGATCGAGGTCGAGCCGGACACCTTCACGGTCCGCATCGACGGCGAGGTCTGGCAGGAACAGCCGGCCACCGAACTGCCCATGGCGCAACGCTATTTCCTGTTCTGA
- a CDS encoding urease accessory protein UreF: MTNLTTLLALADSRLPSGGHVHSGGVEEAITGGLVTGIPTLAAYLRRRIRTHGLVTASLAVVTQTAAWSPERADAEIDARTPSPAARAASRSQGRGLLRLARRVWPQQDWTALGREPHVAIVAAMVGRAAGLSPAHTALALVYTTMTGSATAAQRLLALDPADVAALTFELADLCESTAAAATEGPAELSDPLLDVLAQRHADRDRPLFVS, encoded by the coding sequence ATGACCAATCTGACCACGCTGCTGGCCCTCGCCGACTCCCGGCTGCCCAGCGGCGGCCACGTGCACTCCGGCGGCGTCGAGGAGGCCATCACCGGCGGCCTCGTCACCGGGATACCGACCCTGGCGGCCTATCTGCGCCGCCGGATCCGCACGCACGGTCTGGTCACCGCGTCGCTGGCGGTGGTCACCCAGACCGCCGCGTGGTCACCGGAGCGGGCCGACGCCGAAATCGACGCCCGCACACCCTCGCCGGCCGCCCGGGCGGCGTCGCGCAGCCAGGGCCGCGGCCTGTTGCGGCTGGCCCGCCGGGTGTGGCCGCAGCAGGACTGGACCGCGCTGGGGCGCGAACCGCATGTGGCGATCGTGGCCGCCATGGTGGGGCGCGCCGCCGGGCTGAGCCCGGCGCACACCGCACTGGCGTTGGTGTACACCACGATGACCGGATCGGCGACGGCCGCGCAGCGACTGCTCGCGCTGGACCCGGCCGACGTTGCGGCGCTCACCTTCGAGCTGGCCGACCTGTGTGAAAGCACCGCCGCCGCCGCGACCGAAGGTCCGGCGGAGCTGTCGGACCCGCTGCTCGATGTGCTGGCCCAGCGTCACGCCGACCGCGACCGCCCGCTGTTCGTGTCCTGA
- a CDS encoding sulfate/molybdate ABC transporter ATP-binding protein: MTGVAVRARVEARGLDIGLDIAAGEVVALLGPNGAGKSTVLHVMAGVVHPDVGTVRVGPRVLTDTERGVFVPTHARRVGLLLQDPLLFPHLDVIGNVAFAARSHQSRRAARELAGRWLQEVEASALAARKPHQLSGGQAQRIAIARALAGRPEVLLLDEPMAGLDVGVAATIRSLLRRVLAAAEHATVLVTHDVLDVLTLADRVLVLEAGRVVEAGSVPEVLAAPRSAFAARIAGLNLVHGTLESRAADDAVLVTPDGRRWHGRAAPDVAVGGPAVALFAPAAVAVYPRRPQGSPRNVVALTVAELGAGGSAIRVRAQTQADGAPGLAADVTADGAAELRLVPGAEVWFAVKAQEIGIHAAQRRSGAHEATREEFGDA; encoded by the coding sequence GTGACGGGTGTGGCGGTGCGGGCCCGGGTCGAGGCCCGCGGTCTCGACATCGGGCTCGACATTGCCGCCGGCGAGGTGGTGGCGCTGCTCGGTCCCAACGGCGCGGGCAAGTCGACCGTGCTGCACGTGATGGCCGGGGTGGTGCACCCCGACGTCGGGACGGTCCGGGTCGGGCCGCGGGTGTTGACCGACACCGAACGCGGTGTGTTCGTGCCCACCCACGCCCGTCGCGTCGGATTGCTGCTGCAGGACCCGCTGCTGTTCCCGCATCTCGACGTGATCGGCAACGTCGCGTTCGCGGCCCGCTCGCACCAGTCGCGCCGCGCGGCGCGGGAGCTGGCCGGCCGATGGCTGCAGGAGGTGGAGGCCAGCGCGCTCGCCGCGCGCAAGCCCCATCAGCTCTCCGGCGGTCAGGCCCAGCGCATCGCGATTGCCCGGGCGCTGGCCGGTCGGCCCGAGGTGCTGCTGCTCGACGAGCCGATGGCGGGCCTGGACGTCGGAGTCGCCGCGACCATCCGGTCGTTGCTGCGCCGGGTGCTCGCCGCGGCCGAACACGCGACGGTGTTGGTGACCCATGACGTGCTCGACGTCCTCACGTTGGCGGACCGGGTCCTGGTGCTCGAGGCCGGCCGGGTCGTCGAAGCCGGCTCGGTGCCCGAGGTGCTCGCGGCGCCGCGCAGTGCGTTCGCCGCGCGCATCGCGGGGTTGAACCTGGTGCACGGGACGCTGGAATCCCGCGCGGCCGACGATGCGGTGCTGGTGACGCCCGACGGTCGGCGGTGGCACGGGCGGGCCGCGCCCGACGTGGCCGTCGGCGGGCCCGCGGTGGCGTTGTTCGCGCCCGCCGCGGTGGCCGTCTACCCCCGGCGGCCGCAGGGCAGCCCGCGCAACGTGGTGGCACTGACCGTGGCCGAACTGGGCGCCGGCGGGTCCGCGATTCGCGTACGGGCGCAGACCCAGGCCGACGGCGCCCCCGGGCTGGCCGCCGATGTCACCGCCGACGGCGCCGCCGAGCTTCGCCTCGTGCCCGGCGCCGAGGTCTGGTTCGCCGTCAAGGCTCAGGAAATCGGCATTCACGCCGCGCAGCGGCGGTCAGGGGCGCACGAGGCCACTCGCGAAGAATTCGGCGATGCATAG
- a CDS encoding NAD(P)/FAD-dependent oxidoreductase, producing the protein MSHPGATPSDRHKVVIIGSGFGGLTAAKKLKRADVDVKLIAKTTHHLFQPLLYQVATGIISEGEIAPPTRLILRKQRNAQVLLGEVTHINLEHQTVDSVLLGHTYRTPYDTLIVAAGAGQSYFGNDHFAEWAPGMKSIDDALELRGRILGTFEQAERSSDPVRRSKLLTFVVVGGGPTGVEMAGQIAELADDTLRGAFRHIDPTEAHVVLIEGADQLLPPMGPKLGKKAQDRLEKMGVEVQLNAMVTDVDRNGLVVKYTDGSTKRIESACKVWSAGVSASPLGRDLANQSGVELDRAGRVKVLPDLSIPGHPNVYVVGDMMAVEGVPGQAQGAIQGGKYVANLIKGELDGADPGAREPFSYFDKGSMATVSKHSAVAKIGKLEFGGYIAWLAWLFLHLIYLVGFKTKLATLLSWATTFLARQRGQLTITEQQAFARTRIEQLEEIAASVDNEKAAS; encoded by the coding sequence GTGAGCCATCCCGGAGCAACTCCCTCCGATCGGCATAAGGTCGTCATCATCGGATCAGGGTTCGGCGGCCTGACCGCCGCCAAGAAGCTCAAGCGCGCCGATGTCGACGTCAAGCTGATCGCCAAAACCACCCACCACCTGTTTCAGCCGCTGCTGTATCAGGTGGCGACGGGCATCATCTCCGAAGGAGAGATCGCCCCACCCACCCGGTTGATCCTGCGCAAGCAGCGCAACGCGCAGGTGCTGCTCGGCGAGGTCACGCATATCAACCTCGAGCATCAGACCGTCGACTCGGTGCTGCTCGGCCACACCTACCGCACGCCGTATGACACCCTGATCGTGGCGGCCGGCGCGGGGCAGTCCTACTTCGGCAACGACCACTTCGCCGAGTGGGCGCCCGGGATGAAGTCCATCGACGACGCGCTGGAACTGCGGGGCCGCATCCTCGGCACGTTCGAACAGGCCGAGCGCTCCAGCGACCCCGTCCGCCGGTCCAAACTGCTGACGTTCGTGGTGGTCGGCGGCGGTCCGACGGGCGTCGAAATGGCCGGTCAGATCGCCGAATTGGCCGATGACACGCTGCGCGGCGCGTTCCGCCACATCGACCCGACCGAGGCGCACGTCGTCCTCATCGAAGGTGCCGACCAACTGCTGCCGCCGATGGGCCCGAAACTCGGTAAGAAGGCCCAGGACCGGCTGGAGAAGATGGGCGTCGAGGTGCAACTCAACGCCATGGTCACCGATGTGGACCGCAACGGGCTGGTGGTCAAGTACACCGACGGCTCCACCAAGCGCATCGAATCGGCCTGCAAGGTCTGGTCGGCCGGGGTGTCGGCCAGCCCGCTGGGTCGGGACCTGGCCAACCAGTCCGGAGTGGAACTGGACCGGGCCGGCCGGGTGAAGGTGCTGCCGGACCTGAGCATCCCAGGACATCCGAATGTGTATGTCGTCGGCGACATGATGGCCGTCGAAGGGGTCCCGGGGCAGGCGCAGGGCGCGATCCAGGGCGGCAAGTACGTGGCCAACCTGATCAAGGGCGAACTCGACGGCGCCGATCCGGGCGCCCGCGAGCCGTTCTCCTACTTCGACAAGGGCTCCATGGCCACGGTGTCGAAGCACTCGGCGGTGGCCAAGATCGGCAAGCTCGAGTTCGGTGGATACATCGCGTGGTTGGCGTGGCTGTTCCTGCACCTGATCTATCTCGTCGGGTTCAAGACCAAGCTCGCCACGCTGCTGTCGTGGGCCACGACCTTCCTCGCCCGTCAGCGCGGTCAGTTGACGATCACCGAGCAGCAGGCCTTCGCCCGCACCCGGATCGAGCAACTCGAGGAGATCGCGGCCTCGGTCGACAACGAAAAGGCCGCCAGCTAG
- the ureG gene encoding urease accessory protein UreG: MPPHLLDGQPHAHVDRPRRVREPGEPLRIGVGGPVGSGKTALVAALCRQLRGELSLAVLTNDIYTTEDADFLRRHAVLPADRIAAVQTGGCPHTAIRDDITANLDAIDDLRAAHDRLDLILVESGGDNLTATFSSGLVDAQIFVVDVAGGDKVPRKGGPGVTFSDLLVVNKTDLAPLVGADLEVMRRDAAAVRQGRPTMLISLTEDPSAAPVLSWVRDQLGSPVAAS; the protein is encoded by the coding sequence ATGCCGCCACATCTGCTCGACGGCCAGCCACACGCCCATGTCGACCGCCCGCGCCGCGTGCGCGAACCCGGGGAGCCGCTGCGCATCGGGGTCGGCGGGCCGGTGGGTTCGGGCAAGACCGCGCTGGTGGCCGCGCTGTGTCGACAACTGCGCGGCGAGCTGTCGTTGGCGGTGCTCACCAACGACATCTACACCACCGAGGATGCCGACTTCCTGCGCCGCCACGCGGTATTGCCGGCGGACCGGATCGCTGCCGTGCAGACCGGCGGCTGCCCGCACACCGCGATCCGCGACGACATCACCGCGAATCTCGATGCCATCGACGATCTGCGCGCCGCGCACGACCGACTCGATCTGATCCTGGTGGAATCCGGCGGCGACAACCTGACCGCCACCTTCTCCTCGGGGCTGGTGGATGCGCAGATCTTCGTCGTGGATGTGGCCGGCGGGGACAAGGTGCCGCGCAAGGGTGGGCCCGGCGTGACGTTCTCGGATCTGTTGGTGGTCAACAAGACCGACCTGGCGCCGCTGGTGGGCGCCGATCTCGAGGTGATGCGCCGCGACGCGGCCGCGGTCCGGCAGGGCCGGCCCACCATGCTGATCAGCCTGACCGAGGACCCGTCGGCGGCGCCGGTGCTGAGCTGGGTCCGCGACCAACTCGGCAGCCCGGTCGCCGCGTCCTGA
- a CDS encoding ABC transporter permease, which translates to MNSTTGVPRWVYVPAAVGTVLVVLPLLAMSLTVDWPNFWSLVSSESSRTALGLSLRTATASTLACIVLGVPMALVLARGDARVMRWLRPLVLLPLVLPPVVGGIALLYTFGRVGLLGQYLDAAGLRIAFTTLAVVLAQTFVSLPFLVVSLEGAARTAGTDHELVAATLGAPPSRVWWRVTLPLLLPGLVSGAVLAFARALGEFGATLTFAGSREGVTRTLPLEIYLQRETDAESAVALSMLLVAVAAVIVVGVGARQLSGGWRR; encoded by the coding sequence GTGAACTCGACCACCGGCGTGCCGCGCTGGGTCTATGTCCCCGCCGCGGTCGGGACGGTGCTGGTGGTGCTGCCGCTTCTGGCGATGTCGTTGACCGTGGATTGGCCGAACTTCTGGTCGCTGGTCAGCAGCGAGTCGTCGCGGACGGCGTTGGGATTGAGTCTCAGGACCGCCACCGCGAGCACGCTGGCCTGCATCGTGCTGGGTGTGCCGATGGCGTTGGTGTTGGCCCGCGGTGACGCCCGGGTGATGCGCTGGCTGCGTCCGCTGGTGCTGCTGCCGTTGGTGCTGCCGCCGGTGGTCGGCGGGATCGCGCTGCTCTACACCTTCGGCCGGGTCGGGCTGCTGGGGCAGTATCTGGACGCGGCCGGACTGCGGATCGCCTTCACCACCCTTGCCGTGGTGCTGGCGCAGACGTTCGTCTCGCTGCCATTCCTGGTGGTGTCGCTGGAGGGTGCGGCCCGCACCGCCGGCACCGACCACGAACTGGTCGCCGCGACACTGGGGGCCCCGCCGAGCCGGGTGTGGTGGCGGGTCACGCTGCCGCTGCTGCTGCCCGGCCTGGTGTCCGGAGCCGTGCTGGCCTTCGCCCGAGCCCTCGGCGAGTTCGGCGCCACCCTGACCTTCGCCGGGTCGCGGGAGGGCGTCACTCGAACGTTGCCGCTGGAGATCTATCTGCAACGCGAGACGGATGCGGAATCGGCGGTCGCGCTGTCGATGCTGTTGGTGGCCGTCGCCGCGGTGATCGTGGTCGGGGTCGGCGCCCGGCAACTCAGCGGCGGGTGGCGACGGTGA
- a CDS encoding alanine and proline-rich secreted protein Apa produces MSQPDLNSKQRKGLRTTLAVATAAGLGAVTLMLPGGLAYADPVPPPPPPGTEAPPADPNAPPPPPPADPNAPPPPPADPNAPPPPPADPNAPPPPPADPNAPPPPPADPNAPAADPAAPPAPEPGRVDNAAGGFSYVVPEGWVVGDASRLNYGQALLTKELPPVAPGEPAPAATDTSILLGRLDLKLFAGAEPDNEKAATRLASDMGEFFMPFAGTRLNQETVPLNADGMPGSASYYEVKFTDTSKPDGQIWAGVVGDAAPNAPRGQRNERWFVVWLGTSNDPVNKEAAQALANSIRQWTPPAPPPPPPADPNAPAPAPADPNAPPPPPADPNAPAPVPGRSEVGVPVPVQEPVPEMMPPA; encoded by the coding sequence ATGAGTCAGCCGGACCTCAATTCGAAGCAGCGCAAAGGCCTGCGGACGACGCTGGCGGTGGCCACGGCCGCTGGTCTCGGTGCCGTCACGCTGATGTTGCCAGGGGGGTTGGCCTACGCCGACCCCGTGCCGCCGCCCCCGCCGCCGGGCACTGAGGCTCCGCCGGCGGACCCGAACGCGCCGCCGCCACCGCCGCCGGCGGACCCGAACGCGCCGCCGCCACCGCCGGCAGATCCGAACGCGCCGCCGCCACCGCCCGCGGACCCGAACGCGCCGCCGCCACCGCCGGCAGACCCGAACGCGCCGCCGCCACCGCCCGCGGACCCGAACGCGCCGGCCGCTGATCCCGCCGCCCCGCCGGCGCCCGAGCCGGGCCGCGTGGACAACGCCGCGGGCGGGTTCAGCTATGTCGTGCCGGAGGGCTGGGTCGTCGGCGATGCGAGCCGGCTGAACTACGGACAGGCGCTGCTGACCAAGGAGCTGCCGCCGGTCGCTCCGGGCGAGCCGGCTCCCGCGGCCACCGACACCAGCATCCTGCTGGGCCGGCTGGACCTGAAGCTGTTCGCCGGCGCCGAGCCCGACAACGAGAAGGCCGCCACGCGACTGGCCTCCGACATGGGCGAGTTCTTCATGCCGTTCGCCGGGACGCGTCTCAATCAGGAGACCGTCCCGCTGAACGCGGACGGCATGCCCGGATCGGCGTCGTACTACGAGGTGAAGTTCACCGACACCAGCAAGCCCGACGGACAGATCTGGGCCGGCGTGGTGGGCGACGCGGCCCCGAACGCGCCGCGCGGCCAGCGCAACGAGCGTTGGTTCGTGGTGTGGCTGGGTACCTCGAACGACCCGGTCAACAAGGAAGCCGCGCAGGCCCTGGCGAACTCGATCCGGCAGTGGACTCCGCCGGCCCCGCCGCCACCGCCGCCGGCCGATCCCAACGCCCCGGCTCCGGCCCCGGCGGACCCGAATGCGCCGCCGCCACCGCCCGCGGATCCGAACGCTCCGGCACCGGTGCCCGGCCGGAGCGAGGTCGGCGTCCCGGTCCCGGTGCAGGAACCGGTGCCCGAGATGATGCCGCCGGCGTAA
- a CDS encoding GlsB/YeaQ/YmgE family stress response membrane protein, translated as MDATLVTNMASGAVDILARSSTLTSVGWIGYIIIGAIAGWIAGKIVKGSGSGILMNIVVGIAGALIGGFLLSFFLDTAGGGWWFTLFTAILGAVLLLWILGKVRRA; from the coding sequence ATGGATGCAACGCTCGTCACGAATATGGCCTCGGGAGCCGTCGATATCTTGGCCCGCTCATCGACGCTGACAAGCGTGGGCTGGATCGGCTACATCATCATCGGCGCGATCGCTGGTTGGATCGCCGGAAAGATCGTCAAGGGCAGCGGTTCGGGCATCTTGATGAACATCGTGGTAGGTATCGCCGGTGCCCTCATCGGCGGCTTCCTGCTGAGCTTCTTCCTGGACACCGCGGGCGGCGGTTGGTGGTTCACGCTGTTCACCGCGATTCTCGGCGCGGTGCTGCTGCTCTGGATTCTCGGCAAGGTCCGTCGGGCCTAG
- a CDS encoding SDR family oxidoreductase gives MAMEVLVTGGDTELGRAVAEGFRDAGHNVVISGARSDELEIAAKELEIDCIVCDPTDPANLAETRALFPHHLDTIVNVPAPWYAAGDPRTYSAAEHAMAWHNALDATVLAPVLTLQTIGDHLRSGGSIVSVVPETPRDGSAASAIKAALADWTAGQAAQWGTRGITVNLVATGRGTEPGYEGLSTPPPSVAAEITRLALFLTTPAARHITGQTLHVSSGVPAHFG, from the coding sequence ATGGCGATGGAGGTGCTGGTTACCGGCGGAGACACCGAATTGGGCCGCGCGGTGGCCGAAGGCTTCCGCGACGCTGGACACAACGTGGTTATCTCCGGGGCCCGAAGCGACGAACTCGAAATCGCCGCCAAGGAACTCGAGATCGATTGCATCGTGTGCGACCCGACCGACCCGGCGAATCTGGCCGAGACCCGGGCCCTGTTCCCGCATCATCTCGACACCATCGTCAACGTGCCCGCACCCTGGTACGCGGCGGGCGACCCGCGCACGTACTCGGCCGCCGAACACGCGATGGCCTGGCACAACGCCCTGGACGCCACCGTGCTGGCGCCCGTGCTGACGCTGCAGACCATCGGCGATCACCTCCGCTCTGGCGGCTCGATCGTCAGCGTCGTACCGGAGACACCGCGCGACGGCAGCGCCGCCTCGGCCATCAAGGCCGCCCTGGCCGACTGGACCGCCGGACAAGCCGCGCAGTGGGGCACCCGCGGCATCACCGTCAACCTCGTCGCCACCGGCCGCGGTACCGAACCCGGTTACGAGGGCCTGTCGACTCCGCCACCTTCGGTGGCCGCCGAAATCACCCGGCTCGCGTTGTTCCTGACCACCCCGGCGGCGCGGCACATCACCGGGCAGACCCTGCATGTCAGCAGCGGCGTGCCGGCCCACTTCGGCTGA
- a CDS encoding LLM class F420-dependent oxidoreductase yields the protein MTIKLGYQIPKFSDDNGVERLFPTVLTQAQEADDAGFDAVFVMDHFYQLPMLGAHDQPMLEAYTALGALATATKNVQLGTLVTGNTYRNPTLLAKAITTLDVVSAGRAVLGIGTGWFELEHEQLGFDFGTFTERFNKLGEALQIILPMLAGERPTFSGEYYRTTDAVANPRYRDHIPLLIGGSGEKKTIPLAAQHFDHLNLITSFDQLPHKLDVVRRRCEEIDRDPATLETSTLLTVIVDEKGTVDALPEAIRGNTVIGSPEAIADQIKTNVFDAGVDGIIFNLPFYVPGVLADVAAAVKKVMPN from the coding sequence GTGACGATCAAACTCGGCTACCAAATCCCCAAGTTCTCGGACGACAACGGCGTCGAACGGCTGTTCCCCACCGTCCTCACGCAGGCGCAGGAAGCCGACGACGCCGGGTTCGACGCGGTGTTCGTGATGGACCACTTCTACCAACTGCCGATGCTCGGCGCCCACGACCAACCGATGCTCGAGGCCTATACCGCACTGGGCGCATTGGCGACGGCAACCAAGAACGTGCAGTTGGGCACCCTGGTCACCGGCAACACCTACCGCAACCCGACGCTGCTGGCCAAGGCCATCACGACCCTCGACGTCGTCAGCGCGGGCCGCGCGGTGCTGGGCATCGGCACCGGCTGGTTCGAGCTCGAACACGAGCAGCTCGGATTCGATTTCGGCACCTTCACCGAGCGGTTCAACAAGCTCGGCGAGGCGCTGCAGATCATCCTGCCGATGCTCGCCGGCGAGCGGCCGACCTTCAGCGGCGAGTACTACCGGACGACCGACGCGGTGGCCAACCCGCGCTACCGCGATCACATCCCGCTGCTGATCGGCGGCAGCGGTGAGAAGAAGACGATCCCGTTGGCGGCCCAGCATTTCGACCACCTCAACCTCATCACCTCGTTCGACCAGTTGCCGCACAAGCTCGATGTGGTCCGGCGCCGCTGCGAGGAAATCGACCGGGACCCGGCGACGCTGGAGACCAGCACGCTGCTCACGGTGATCGTCGACGAAAAGGGCACGGTCGATGCGCTGCCCGAGGCCATCCGGGGCAACACGGTCATCGGCAGTCCCGAGGCCATCGCCGACCAGATCAAGACCAATGTTTTCGACGCCGGCGTCGACGGCATCATCTTCAACCTGCCGTTCTATGTCCCCGGTGTCCTCGCCGACGTCGCCGCGGCGGTGAAAAAGGTCATGCCGAACTGA
- a CDS encoding urease accessory protein UreD, translated as MDSRVLVVARRERLPHIESRGGIVARNTGEHTVHLVSSAATPLGGDTITVQVIVEPGAVLRLRSVAATIALPGPAIRVSRSRLELDVDGELDVDLEPMIVAGGAEHHAVVAVRIGSAGALRLRERVQVGRSGERHGYWSSATHADVECRPLLRHRVELGAGSVADDALAAPRAAVSELCFPTDPQHPGGDATVLALAAGGVLRTWQGDALPGQG; from the coding sequence ATGGACTCCCGCGTCCTGGTGGTTGCCCGCCGGGAAAGGTTGCCGCACATCGAGTCCCGTGGCGGCATCGTCGCACGGAACACCGGCGAGCACACCGTACACCTGGTCTCCTCGGCGGCCACCCCGCTGGGTGGGGACACCATCACGGTGCAGGTGATCGTCGAACCCGGCGCGGTGCTCCGGTTACGCAGTGTCGCAGCCACCATCGCGTTGCCCGGGCCGGCGATCCGCGTATCGCGGTCCCGGCTGGAGTTGGACGTCGACGGTGAACTCGACGTCGACCTGGAACCGATGATCGTCGCCGGCGGCGCCGAGCACCACGCCGTGGTGGCCGTGCGGATCGGGAGTGCGGGAGCGCTGCGGTTGCGGGAACGCGTCCAGGTCGGCAGATCCGGTGAGCGGCACGGATATTGGAGTTCGGCGACGCACGCCGACGTCGAGTGCCGGCCGCTGCTGCGGCACCGGGTGGAACTCGGCGCCGGATCGGTGGCCGACGACGCACTGGCGGCGCCGCGGGCCGCGGTCAGCGAACTGTGCTTCCCGACCGACCCGCAGCACCCCGGCGGGGACGCCACCGTGCTGGCTTTGGCGGCCGGGGGAGTGCTGCGCACCTGGCAGGGTGACGCACTACCGGGCCAGGGTTGA